A window of Esox lucius isolate fEsoLuc1 chromosome 18, fEsoLuc1.pri, whole genome shotgun sequence contains these coding sequences:
- the lrtm2a gene encoding leucine-rich repeat and transmembrane domain-containing protein 2 isoform X2, translating to MPRPLHSAGPPDWRQGRTTPTRPVLLCMVCVLSSLVDPTAACPPLCLCNATDVDCSGRGLHAMPALSQLPVSTRTLLLPNNRLSTLGAGAFSNLTALERLDLSNNYLDNLPPGLFRDLGNLAELTLHNNSLTALDRDLFQGLVELRKLDVSLNGLSEVPLGLLDELRSLTWLSLAGNRLHALERAAFEPLANLQYLQLGANPWECDCNLREFKHWMEWLLYRGGQVDAVECILPKDLRGRDIRGVPVEMFNYCLQLEDENGGGGGAGAGTRSGGREGPQLPCGRATSTGNAAPTPVSEAADQSPVPDCGRRRYQPVSVRRAIGTVVIAGVVCGIVCIMMVGAAAYGCIYASLMAKYQRELKKRQPLMGDGEGDADPEEKQISSVA from the exons CACTCCACTCTGCCGGGCCCCCCGATTGGCGCCAGGGGAGGACCACGCCCACCAGACCCG TTCTGCTCTGTATGGTGTGTGTCTTATCATCCCTGGTAGACCCAACCGCTGCCTGTCCTCCTTTGTGTCTGTGCAACGCCACCGACGTGGACTGCAGTGGGCGCGGCCTCCACGCCATGCCCGCCCTCAGTCAGCTCCCGGTGTCCACTCGCACTCTCCTGCTACCCAACAACCGCCTCTCCACCCTGGGGGCCGGGGCCTTCTCCAACCTCACCGCCCTGGAGCGACTGGATCTCTCCAACAACTATCTGGATAACCTGCCGCCCGGGCTGTTCCGGGACCTGGGGAACCTGGCAGAGCTCACCCTGCACAACAACAGCCTCACGGCCCTCGACAGGGATCTCTTTCAGGGATTGGTGGAGCTGAGGAAGCTGGATGTGTCCCTCAACGGGCTGTCTGAGGTCCCGCTGGGCCTGCTGGACGAGCTCCGGAGCCTAACGTGGCTCTCCCTGGCCGGGAACAGGCTCCATGCCCTGGAGAGGGCGGCATTTGAGCCCCTGGCGAACCTTCAGTACCTCCAGCTGGGGGCCAATCCCTGGGAGTGCGACTGCAACCTGAGGGAGTTCAAGCACTGGATGGAATGGCTTCTTTATAGAG GGGGCCAGGTGGACGCGGTGGAGTGCATCCTGCCCAAGGACCTGCGAGGGCGGGACATCCGCGGCGTGCCGGTGGAGATGTTCAACTACTGCCTCCAGCTGGAAGACGAGAACGGGGGAGGAGGCGGGGCAGGGGCGGGCACGCGGAGCGGAGGCCGAGAAGGGCCGCAGCTACCCTGCGGCCGCGCCACAAGCACCGGCAACGCGGCCCCGACCCCCGTGTCGGAGGCGGCCGATCAGTCGCCCGTGCCGGACTGCGGGCGGCGGCGCTACCAGCCGGTGAGCGTGCGGCGGGCCATCGGCACCGTGGTGATCGCCGGCGTGGTGTGCGGAATCGTCTGCATCATGATGGTCGGCGCAGCGGCCTATGGATGCATCTACGCCTCGCTCATGGCCAAGTACCAGCGAGAGCTGAAAAAGAGGCAGCCCCTGATGGGCGATGGTGAGGGAGACGCGGACCCAGAGGAGAAGCAGATCTCCTCTGTTGCGTag
- the lrtm2a gene encoding leucine-rich repeat and transmembrane domain-containing protein 2 isoform X3: MFSLPFQPSTYQRNRLKRVLLCMVCVLSSLVDPTAACPPLCLCNATDVDCSGRGLHAMPALSQLPVSTRTLLLPNNRLSTLGAGAFSNLTALERLDLSNNYLDNLPPGLFRDLGNLAELTLHNNSLTALDRDLFQGLVELRKLDVSLNGLSEVPLGLLDELRSLTWLSLAGNRLHALERAAFEPLANLQYLQLGANPWECDCNLREFKHWMEWLLYRGGQVDAVECILPKDLRGRDIRGVPVEMFNYCLQLEDENGGGGGAGAGTRSGGREGPQLPCGRATSTGNAAPTPVSEAADQSPVPDCGRRRYQPVSVRRAIGTVVIAGVVCGIVCIMMVGAAAYGCIYASLMAKYQRELKKRQPLMGDGEGDADPEEKQISSVA, translated from the exons AtgttctccctccctttccagCCCTCCACCTATCAACGCAACCGGTTAAAAAGAG TTCTGCTCTGTATGGTGTGTGTCTTATCATCCCTGGTAGACCCAACCGCTGCCTGTCCTCCTTTGTGTCTGTGCAACGCCACCGACGTGGACTGCAGTGGGCGCGGCCTCCACGCCATGCCCGCCCTCAGTCAGCTCCCGGTGTCCACTCGCACTCTCCTGCTACCCAACAACCGCCTCTCCACCCTGGGGGCCGGGGCCTTCTCCAACCTCACCGCCCTGGAGCGACTGGATCTCTCCAACAACTATCTGGATAACCTGCCGCCCGGGCTGTTCCGGGACCTGGGGAACCTGGCAGAGCTCACCCTGCACAACAACAGCCTCACGGCCCTCGACAGGGATCTCTTTCAGGGATTGGTGGAGCTGAGGAAGCTGGATGTGTCCCTCAACGGGCTGTCTGAGGTCCCGCTGGGCCTGCTGGACGAGCTCCGGAGCCTAACGTGGCTCTCCCTGGCCGGGAACAGGCTCCATGCCCTGGAGAGGGCGGCATTTGAGCCCCTGGCGAACCTTCAGTACCTCCAGCTGGGGGCCAATCCCTGGGAGTGCGACTGCAACCTGAGGGAGTTCAAGCACTGGATGGAATGGCTTCTTTATAGAG GGGGCCAGGTGGACGCGGTGGAGTGCATCCTGCCCAAGGACCTGCGAGGGCGGGACATCCGCGGCGTGCCGGTGGAGATGTTCAACTACTGCCTCCAGCTGGAAGACGAGAACGGGGGAGGAGGCGGGGCAGGGGCGGGCACGCGGAGCGGAGGCCGAGAAGGGCCGCAGCTACCCTGCGGCCGCGCCACAAGCACCGGCAACGCGGCCCCGACCCCCGTGTCGGAGGCGGCCGATCAGTCGCCCGTGCCGGACTGCGGGCGGCGGCGCTACCAGCCGGTGAGCGTGCGGCGGGCCATCGGCACCGTGGTGATCGCCGGCGTGGTGTGCGGAATCGTCTGCATCATGATGGTCGGCGCAGCGGCCTATGGATGCATCTACGCCTCGCTCATGGCCAAGTACCAGCGAGAGCTGAAAAAGAGGCAGCCCCTGATGGGCGATGGTGAGGGAGACGCGGACCCAGAGGAGAAGCAGATCTCCTCTGTTGCGTag